The following coding sequences lie in one Lolium perenne isolate Kyuss_39 chromosome 2, Kyuss_2.0, whole genome shotgun sequence genomic window:
- the LOC127335780 gene encoding probable metal-nicotianamine transporter YSL9, translated as MALHQRDTGGRGKEKEAELYADDAEPGAPSHATGRVPPWREQLTLRGLLVSAAVGTMYSVIVMKLNLTTGLNPTLNVSAALISFVMLRGWTQALARLGVAVRPLTRQENTVVQTCAVACYSIGSAGGFGSYLLGLNKKTYEMAGTDMEGNVGTKEPGLGWMIGFLLAVSFVGILALVPLRKILVIDYKLTYPSGTATAVLINGFHAPQADEVAKMQVNGFTKYFAISFVWSFFQWFYSGGDNCGFSQFPTLGLRAWKQSFFFDFNLTYVGAGMICPHLINISLLVGSILSWGIMWPLIADLKGSWYSADLPESSMKSLQGYKAFICISLILGDGVYNFGKVMLKTIWSILDKSKQNDAKKEEDILALDELHRNEVFIRDSLPNWIAILGYFALSVAAVITIPLIFPEMKWYYAIIAYILAPALGFSNAYGSGLTDINMAYNYGKIALLILASTVGKEHGVIAGMVGCGMVKCMTSISADLMQDFKTGHLTLTSPRSMLIAQIVGTAMGCVISPLTFFVFYNAFDIGNQNGPWKAPYALIYRNVAILGVQGSSALPLHCLQLCYGFFAFALVANLMRDFLPRKYGKWIPLPMAMGFPFLVGASFAIDMCVGSLIVYIWHKIDRSKAVHMVPAVASGFICGDGLWIFPASLLALAKITPPMCMAFDPTY; from the exons ATGGCGCTCCACCAACGGGACACCGGCGGCAGAGGCAAAGAGAAGGAAGCCGAACTCTACGCCGACGACGCCGAGCCGGGTGCGCCCTCGCACGCGACCGGCCGCGTGCCGCCGTGGAGGGAGCAGCTAACGCTGCGCGGCCTGCTGGTGAGCGCGGCCGTCGGCACCATGTACAGCGTCATCGTGATGAAGCTCAACCTCACCACGGGGCTCAACCCCACCCTCAACGTCTCCGCCGCGCTCATCTCCTTCGTCATGCTCCGCGGCTGGACGCAGGCGCTGGCCCGCCTCGGCGTCGCCGTCCGCCCACTCACGCGCCAGGAGAACACCGTCGTCCAGACATGCGCCGTCGCTTGCTACAGCATCGGCTCCGCCG GTGGGTTCGGGTCCTACCTGCTTGGGCTCAACAAGAAGACCTACGAGATGGCGGGCACGGACATGGAGGGCAACGTGGGCACCAAAGAACCCGGCCTTGGGTGGATGATCGGATTTCTCTTGGCCGTCAGCTTCGTCGGGATCCTCGCGCTAGTCCCTCTCAGGAAG ATTTTGGTGATCGACTACAAATTAACTTACCCAAGCGGAACAGCAACCGCTGTGCTTATAAATGGATTTCATGCGCCTCAAGCAGATGAAGTGGCGAA GATGCAAGTGAACGGATTCACAAAATACTTTGctatcagcttcgtctggagctttttccagtggttttACTCTGGTGGAGATAATTGTGGGTTTTCACAGTTTCCCACTCTTGGACTACGAGCTTGGAAACAATC GTTCTTCTTTGATTTCAACCTCACATATGTTGGGGCCGGGATGATTTGCCCCCATCTTATTAATATATCTCTCCTTGTCGGTTCTATTCTCTCTTGGGGTATAATGTGGCCACTGATTGCTGATCTGAAAGGAAGCTGGTATTCAGCAGATTTACCAGAAAGCAGCATGAAAAGCCTGCAAGGTTATAAG GCTTTCATATGCATATCTCTCATCCTAGGAGACGGTGTGTACAATTTTGGAAAGGTTATGCTGAAAACCATTTGGAGTATACTTGACAAATCAAAACAGAACGACGCCAAGAAAG AGGAAGATATTTTGGCGCTCGATGAACTTCACCGCAATGAAGTTTTTATAAGAGACAGTCTCCCTAATTGGATAGCCATCTTGGGTTACTTTGCACTATCAGTCGCTGCTGTAATTACAATTCCCTTGATTTTCCCTGAGATGAAGTGGTACTATGCTATCATAGCATACATATTGGCACCTGCCTTGGGTTTCTCCAATGCCTACGGATCTGGGCTTACTGACATCAACATGGCTTACAACTATGGAAAAATTGCCCTCCTCATTCTTGCATCCACTGTTGGAAAAGAACATGGTGTAATTGCTGGGATGGTAGGCTGTGGTATGGTGAAATGTATGACATCAATATCAGCTGATCTGATGCAGGATTTCAAAACTGGACATCTTACATTAACATCACCTAGATCAATGCTTATTGCTCAGATTGTTGGCACCGCCATGGGCTGTGTCATCTCACCCCTAACATTCTTTGTGTTCTACAATGCCTTTGACATAGGCAACCAGAATGGGCCCTGGAAGGCACCGTATGCTCTAATATACCGAAACGTTGCAATTCTTGGTGTACAGGGCTCATCTGCTTTGCCGTTGCATTGCTTGCAGCTGTGCTATGGATTCTTCGCCTTCGCGTTGGTGGCCAACCTTATGAGGGATTTCCTCCCGCGGAAGTATGGCAAATGGATTCCCTTGCCCATGGCAATGGGGTTTCCATTCCTTGTTGGCGCGAGCTTTGCCATCGACATGTGTGTCGGGAGCTTGATAGTCTATATCTGGCACAAGATTGACAGAAGCAAAGCAGTGCATATGGTGCCGGCAGTTGCGTCTGGTTTTATATGCGGGGATGGACTGTGGATCTTTCCAGCTTCCTTGCTTGCACTGGCCAAGATCACTCCACCAATGTGCATGGCATTTGATCCTACATACTAG